Within bacterium, the genomic segment TGTCTATAGGGCAACACTAATAAATGATAGATTCGGGAATGGAAATAGTGCGTATAATTTTGATGGGAAAGATAATTATATAAGAGTTCCTAATAATCCTAATTTGAATATAAGCCCCAATGGTTTTACTGTCGGGTTATGGATTAAAGCAAAAATAACCCAATATAGTGGCGAAAGATATTATGCTGTAATAGATAAATCACATGGTGGCATTGATTTGACAGGTTGGGTACTGCAAGCCAATATTGATAACAATTCTTATTGTAATGGGGCTCTTAATGGATTATTTACTTTTTTCCCAGGAACTACTATTGATCCATGTGATAAATCAACAATCGCATGCTTTCCCGAAAAAGATGTGAGGGATGAAAAATGGCATTATATAACAGGTACTTATGATGGGCAAACAGCTAAAATTTATTTTGATGGTGTATTACAAAATACAACAATAGTTGGAAATAATCTTCCAAGCAATACAAGGGATCTGTTCATAGGGAGATGGTATAGAGGACGATATTTCAATGGTATTATTGATGATGTCCGTATCTATGATTATGCTCTTTCCGAGTCTGAAATCCAAAATCTTTATAACTCA encodes:
- a CDS encoding LamG domain-containing protein, with translation MILGNKRVSLSDYEKDKMSKKTRYLLTIFLISVLCGSAARESSYLTEENFKTPYLSLKLTDNTKIKGRSSQSKLPLFILSRKIMIPLEQVSIIQFDINRENAIINFQNGDRLTTVLDVNDFEVETIFGKVKVNINQVKKIIVSNRSNIPEEGLVAYYPFNGNADDESGNGNNGIVYRATLINDRFGNGNSAYNFDGKDNYIRVPNNPNLNISPNGFTVGLWIKAKITQYSGERYYAVIDKSHGGIDLTGWVLQANIDNNSYCNGALNGLFTFFPGTTIDPCDKSTIACFPEKDVRDEKWHYITGTYDGQTAKIYFDGVLQNTTIVGNNLPSNTRDLFIGRWYRGRYFNGIIDDVRIYDYALSESEIQNLYNSVI